The genomic DNA GTTCTCGTTGGTTTCGGTGAAGCGCACGGCCGCGTAGCCCTGCTGGTTGAAGGGCGTGTGGTCGCCGCCGCGCAGGAAGCGGTCGGGCCGATACTCCAGCAGCACGCCGTAGCCGCCGGCGCTCACGTACTGGCGGGCGGCCATCTGGGCGTAGCGGGCAAGCTGGCGGCTGCTGGCGTCGTTCTCGTTGCTGAGCTGGCGGCGGGCCTTGGCCTGCTCGGGCGTTTCGGTGGCCGGCACGCCCTCGCTAAATACGCGCAGGTGCAGTGAGTCCGTGATTTCGGGGTCGTAGCCGTGCGAGCTGCCCACGATGTCGTTGTTGAGCATCGCCACCAGGTTCCAGCCCTCTTTTTTGGCGCGTTTGGCTAGGTGGTCGGCCCCTAGCAGGCCCTGCTCTTCGCCCTGCACGGCCACCAGTTTTATGGTGCAGGTAAATTTCTGGCCGGCCAGCACGCGGGCCACTTCCATCACGGCGGCCACGCCGCTGGCGTCGTCGTTAGCCCCCGGCGCGTCGGCGGTGCGGTTCATCACGTCGGTCACGCGCGAGTCGATGTGGCCGCTCATCAGCAATACGCGGGTGTCGGTGGGGTCGGTGCCGGGAATGGTAGCCAGCACGTTGGCCATCAGCGTTTTCTTGTCCACGCGGCGGCCGTCGGGGTTGTAGGTGAAGGTGTCCATCTCCACGGTCATGCGGCCGCCGCCAGCCTTACTGTATTTCTTGAATTCCTCGAACACGTATTGGCGCGCCGCGCCGATGCCGCGCTTCTTGCTCTGGGTGTCGCTGAGCGTGTGGCGCGTGCCGTAGCTGACGAGCTTGCGCACGTCGGCTTCGAGGTTTTTAGCCGAAACCTCATTCACCAGCCGCTGAATGGTCGGGTCAACGGGGGGTAGGGGATTGGCGGATTGGGCCAGGGCGGCGAAGGGCAGCAGGCCGGGGAGGAGTAGGAGGATTTTCATAAGAAATTGCAAGAAACGACAAACGCCGCCAGTCGGCAAGACCAGCGGCGTTTGAAAGAAACAGTTTTGTGGACCTGGTTGCGGCTACTGCTGCTGCACTATCACGCAAACGCCGCTTTTATCGAGCAGCGCGAATTCGAGCAGGCCCCAGGGCTTGCGCGTAACGCGGTTGCCATTGGGGTGCAAAAGCTCGGGCGCAGCGCGCTGCACCTCGGCAAAAAGGCTGCTAATGTCATCGGTAGCGAGCCGGATTTCGGGCCGGTCCAGCGCGGCGAGGGCGGCGTTTTGGGCTAGGTGAATTTCCACCCCGTCTTTTTCCAGAATGCAAAAAGGCTGCGTACCACTTAGCTCTTCGTAGCGCAGCGCAAAGCCCAACCCCTGCCCAAACAGCTGCTTGCCAGCGGCCAGGTCGGCATAAAAAATCGTCGGAATTAGTCGGAGCAGCGTCATGATTTCCTACCCCATCGTGTGGTACACGGCCTGCACGTCCTCGTCTTCTTCGAGCTTGTCGATGAGCTTTTCGACCTCCTCGGCCTGCTCATCAGTGAGCGAAACCGTGGTGTTGGGCACGCGCTGCAAGGTGGCGCTCACGATATTTACGCCCTTGGTATCCAGCGCTTTCTGCATCTGGCCGAAGTCGGTGAAAGCGGTTTCGATGACCATGTACTGGTGCTCGGCGCCGTGCTCGTCGTCCTCGGTGGTTTCGTACACGTCCTCGGCCCCGGCGTCAATCAATTCCAGCTCTAATTCGTCGCGGTCCAAGCCTTCGGCGGCCAGTTTGAAGACGCCCTTGCGGGTGAAGGTATAGTCGGAGCTGCCGGCCGTGCCCAGCGCGCCGCTGTTGCGGTTAAAATAGAGGCGCACGTTGCTCACGGTGCGGGTGGGGTTGTCGGTGGCGGTTTCGACCACGATGGCCACGCCGTGGGGGCCATAGCCCTCATACACAACCTCTTGGTAATCCTTTTCTTCCTTGCCGGTGGCGCGCTTAATGGCGGCTTCCACGCGGTCCTTGGGCATGTTCACGCCCTTGCCGTTTTGCATGGCGGTGCGCAGGCGAGCGTTGGAGTCGGGGTTGGGGCCGCCTTCTTTCACGGCCATCACGATTTCCTTGCCGATGCGAGTAAAGTCTTTCGACATCCGGTCCCAGCGCTTCATTTTGCGGCCTTTCCGGAATTCAAATGCGCGTCCCATCTTTTCAATTAACAGTTATCATTTAACATTTAACAGTTGTTCGGGCGGGCCGAACGCGAACGCAAGTTACAGCGGCTGCCGGGGGGTAGCAACCCGGCCGGCGCTAGCGCCCGGCCGGTGGCGCGGTGGCCACCAGCTCATACACGCCTTTGTTGCCGGTTGGGTAGCCGTCGAGAGTGATGGTGAGGCGGCGCGTTTTGGCCACGTAGCGGTAGGTACCGCGCTGCACATCAGCGCCTTTCAAGTCAGCAAACCGAAATACGATGCTGTCGCCTTTGGTGGTGAAGCGGCCGTGCTGGCTGAACAGGCGCGGGCCGGTGTTGCCCATGAGCAGGCTCAGGCGCTTGTCGTAGGTGCCATCGGCGCGCAGGGCCAGCGTGCCGCCTACCCCCGGCACCTTGGTCGGCGGTTCGCCGGTGGTGCGGTCCACCACGGTGTAGCCGGTGTACGAATACGTGGTGTAGAACGCGGCGGGGGGGGTAGGGGCAGGGGCGGCCAGCAGCCCGGCCGCCAGCAAGTAGCGCGTCATAGAGCGAGGTAAGATAAAAAAACGGGGGTAGGGCCGGCTCGTGAAGCGCCCGCCCTACCCCCGTCAAAAATAGCGCCCGGCCTTACGCGCCGGGCCGGCGGCCGGGCTTCGCATAGCGGGTGCTCGCGTAGCTTTTGGCCGGCTTGGGGTGCTTGTGCTTTTTGCGGCGGCCCCCCATAAGCAGCCAAGTAGCGCCGGCTATCAGCAGGCCCACGCCAATGGCGGCGGCTTGCTTGGGCAGCTTGTCTTCCACGGGCGGCGGCAGGTGCTCGACGCCGCTGGCATCAGTGAGGGCCGGCTCGGTAAGGTAGCGGCCCTGAGCCGGCAACTGGTAGTTATCGGCCAGCTGGCGCAGGCCGGCGGCCGCCACGGGGTCTTTGATAACCGGGCCGTGGCCGCAGCCAATGGCGGCGGGGTTTAGGTCGGCTAGGGTCTGCACCGACTGGCGGCACTGCGCCCAATCGTAATTAAAAGGCGAGCCTGCCACGCTGATTTCGGGAATACCCAGCAGCACGGCCGGCAGCGACTCGTGGTTGGTGGTGGCAAAGGCATCGCCGCCGAGGAGCGTGCGGTCGGCCTCGCGGAAGAACGCGAGCTGGCCCGGTGCGTGGCCCGGCACGTGCAGCCAGCGCCACTGCGCCAGGTAGGGCGGCTGCTCATCGTCGAGGAGCATGGCCTCGACCACGTCGGTCAGGTCGGGCAGCTGTTTCGGAAAGAAACGGCTCATAAAGGCCAGCGAACCGCCTACGGTCGGGTCGCTGGGCGGATACAACGCCTTGGCCGTGAGGTAGGGCAGCTCCAGTGGGTGCGCGATAACCGGCACCTTCCAGTGCGCCGCCAGCTCTTTGGCCGCGCCCATGTGGTCGAGGTGGCCGTGGGTCAGAATGATGGCTTCGGGGCGGGTGCCGGGGTAGAAGAGATTGTCGGCGGCGGCGATAATTTCCTTGTCCGAGCCCGGCAGGCCGGTGTCAATCAGCACCCACTCGCCGGGCGTGCCGGTTTCGACAAAATACACGTTCACAAAACGCTTGATGCGGAGCTGGTGCACGCCAGCGGCTACTTGGTCCATAGGAAGTTTCTGATTTTAGGATTTCTGGTTGCTAGTTCCTGGTTTCTGGTTGCTAGTTCCTGGTTTTTGGTTCCTGGTTAACCCAAGAACTAGGAACCAGAAACCAGGAAATAGCAACTAGTAACCAACCTACCCGATACGCAAAAGCTGGCCGTTGGGCTGCCTCACCAACTAGTAATCTGAATAGAAAAATAGGATTCTGGTGAAGAAAGACGCGGGCCACTGGTATATTTGGAAGCTCTTTTCCTCTGCGATTTCTAAAACTGAATGCGTTTACTCGCTACGTTGCTCTGTTGCTTACTGGGCCAGGCCGCTCTTGCGCAGCCGCCTGGCCCGACCTGGGATTTATTGAAAACCGGGGTCAGTGGCCCGCCGCCGTGCGCTACCGCGCCGCGCTGCCCGGCGGCGGCCAGCTCTTTGCCGAAGCCGATGGCCTGCGCCTGGCCCTGCTCGCCGATGGCGCGTTGTCCCACCACGCGTCCGAGGCCGTCGGCCAGCGCACCGCAACGGCGGCCAGCGCCGCGCCCAGCCCTACCCCCAGCGGTGCCCTGCGCGCCCACGCCTTCGACCTGCGCTTCGTGGATGCCACGCCCACGGCCCACCCGGTAGCGGCCAGCCGCACCGCCGAGCATCGCAATTTTTTCCAGAGCAAAGACCCCGCGCACTGGGCCGCCGACGTGCGCAGCTACCGCACCCTCGACTATGCCGGGCTGTGGCCGGGGGTAGGGGCGCGCTTCTACGAAAACGACCAGCAGCGGCTGGAGTATGATTTTACGGTGGTGCCGGGTGCCGACCCGGCGGCTATAGCGCTGCGCCACGACGGCGCCGCGCTGGCCCTCGACGCGGGCGGCAACCTGGTGCTGACGACCAGCGTGCGCGAGCTGGCCCCGCAGGTTTGGCAGACCGACGCGGCCGGCGCGCGTCGGCCCGTGGCCTGCCGCTACGCGCTGGGCGCGGGCGGCACCGTGCGCTTCGCGCTGGGTCCGTACGACCGCGCCCTACCCCTCACCATCGACCCCACGGTGGTGTTTGCCACCTACACTGGCTCCACGGCCACCAACTGGGGCTTCACGGCGACGTATGACGCGGCGGGCAACTTCTACTCAGGCGGCATCGCGTTCAGCCTGGGCTACCCGGCCAGCCCCGGCGCGTACCAGACCACCTTCGCAGGCATCATCGACATGGCCCTCATCAAGTACGACGTGACCCGGACCGGGCCGGCGGCGCGGGCCTGGGCCGCCTACCTGGGCGGCAGCCTGGCCGATTTTCCGTCGAGCCTCGTCACCAATGCCCAGGGCGAGCTGCTGGTGCTGGGCACCACTGGCTCGGCCGATTTTCCGGCCACGGCCGGGGCGGTGCAGCGCACCTTCAGGGGCGGGCCGGCGGCCGACCCGTTTGGCGATGCCGCACAAAATGCTACTTATCAAGTCAATGGCTCCGATATCGTGGTATGCCGACTGTCGGCTTCGGGCGCGGCTTTGCAGGCCAGTACCTACCTCGGCGGCTCCGACAACGACGGCCTGCTGCCGCTGAACCCATACACGAACGCCCCGCAGCTGGCCCACAACTACGGCGACTCGTTTCGGGGTGATATTCTGGTCGATGCGGCCAATAACGTGTACATCGCGTCCAGCACTTCGTCGAGCAATTTCCCGATGGCGCGCGGCTTCCAGAGCACCTACCGCGGCGGCCGCTGTCTCAAAGGCTGGCTGGAAGTGATTAAGTAGACGTTGGCTAATAGCCGTTTAAACCCAAAGCAGGCGGCGCTTAACAGGATAATTCACCCTGTCAAGCGCCGCCTGCTTCCGCGTCTTCCGCGCAACCCTCCGCGTCTTCCGCGGTCAAAAAACACCAGGAGGCAGGCGCGGGGGCCGACTGGCAGAGAAGAATTGCCAACAGGACAGTTCGCACGGAGCAAAGCCAGGACGTTGCCTAGCTTGCCGTCGCAGCCAACCGGGCGGTTTGGCTGTTATAGCCCCACTCCCGTAAAATTTACCCATGCCTACCCCTTCTTCCGCGCCGCTGCTTACTCCCGAGCGCTTGGCCTCAGCCCATTCGTATAGTGCTTATCGCCAACTGCTTGACAAGCTGCTGGCCGCCGGCCAAACCACCGGCCCCGTGCAAACGCCCGAACTGCTGGCCTACGCCCAGCTCAACGAGCAGCGCATGAGCCGCCTCGACAAAACCGTGAAGCTGCTGCCCGAAGTAGTGGCCGCCCTCGCCAATGTGCGCGAACACTATATCTGGCTGATACTCACCGAAGGCTGGTGCGGTGACGCCGCCCAAACCGTGCCCGTGGTGGAGGCCGTGGCCCAGGCCAGCGCCGGCCACCTGCGCACGGCCTACCTGCTGCGCGACGAAAACCCCGACCTCATCGACCAATACCTCACCAACGGCAGCCGCTCCATTCCCAAGCTGGTGGTGCTGCACGCCGACACGCTCACCGAAGTAACGCATTGGGGGCCGCGCCCCGCCGAAGCCCAGGCCCTGATTGTCAGGCTGAAAGCCGAAGGCATGGCCCACGATGACTTCATCAAAGAGCTGCACACCTGGTACGCCCACGACCGCACCCAAACCACTCAGCGCGAGCTGCTGGCCCTGGTGAAGCAACTAAAATGATGACGAGTGACTAATCTGCTGTTACGCCCTATCTTATTCGAGATGGCAAGGGGGAGTAGCGCGAACGTTGTAGTTCGCGCTACTCCCCGTTGCGTAACAGCAGTGACTAATGTCGTTCAAAAATCAGAACGGCATTAGTCACTCGTCATTAGTCATTAATCCCTACCCCCTTCTCCAGGGCCAGAAGCGTGAGGGGCTGGCGCGGCGAGCCAAAGCGCGTAGTGGCCGGAAACGGCTCGCTCGCGCCGGTGCGCCGGTAGCCCTGACGCTCGTACCAGGCCAGCAGCTCGGCGCGCGCCGCCAGCACGCTCATCTTGATTTTGACGCAACCCCGCGCCTGGGCGTGGGCCTCGGCCGCGCGCAATAATTGCCGGCCTAAGCCGTGCGCCTGCGCCTGGGGTATCACGGCCAACATACTGAGATAGAGCACGTTATCCTGCGTTTCGAGATAGACGCAGCCGGTGGGCTGGCCGGGGGTAGGGGCCACTATCAGCAGCACGGCGGCGGGCGCGGCCAGCATATTGCGCAGGGTTTCGGCGTCGATGCGGGGGCCGGCGAGCAGGTGGCCTTCGGTGGTCCAGCCAGCCTGGGCGGCCTCGCTGCGGTAAGCGCGGTTGATGAGGTCAACGAGCGCCGGCACGTCGGCCAGCGTGGCGGGGGTAGGGGCGGCAATTGGTTCCACGGCGCAAAGGTAGCCGGGGGCCGGCGGCGGGTTTGGCGTCCGTCGGCGCAGGGCGGCTTAGCCTTAACCCAGCACCTCCGCGCTCTGCACGAACCGCACGCCCAGCGCGAGTAAGTCGGCCTTGGCGGCGGCTATGCTCTCGGGCGCGATGCCGCGGGTAGCGTCTTCAATCACCGCTACTTCGAAGCCTTCGCCGTGGGCATCCTTGGCCGTGAAGTACACGCAGTAGTCACTGGCCAAGCCGGCCACAAACACTTGCGTGATGCCGCGCGCCCGCAGGTAGGCGCTCAGGCCGGTGGCGCGGCGGTGCCCATTGTCAAAAAACGCGCTGTAGCTATCCAACTCGGGGTCAGTGCCTTTGCGAAAGATGGCCTCCACGCGGTTGAGGTCCAGGCCGGGGTGCAGGGCAGCGCCCGCCGAGCCCTGCACGCAGTGGTCGGGCCACAGCCGCTGGGGCAGGCCCTGCCACTCAATTTCCTCAAAAGCAGCGTGCTGCGGGTGGGTGCTGGCAAAGCTGCGGTGCCCGGCCGGGTGCCAGTCCTGAGTTGCCACCACGAGGTCGAAGCGCGGCTGCAAGTCGTTGAGCAGGGGTAGGAGGGCGTCGCCCTCCGGCACGGCCAGCGCGCCGCCGGGTAGGAAATCCAGCTGAAAATCAATGAGTAAGAGAGCGGTCATGGAGTAGGGGGTAGCGATGAATGAGTAATCGTCTGTCATTGCGAGCTTGCGAAGCAATCGCACCCGCACGATAGAAGAACGAGTGGCGCGGGTGTCGTGCGGGTGCGATTGCTTCGCAAGCTCGCAATGACAGACGACTACTCATTATCCAGCCCCAGCACCTGCGCCGAGTGCGCACGCACGGCCGTCGTCAGGCCCGCATTATCGGCCAGATGCTGGCCAAATGACGGCACCAGGCGGCGAAACGTAGCCTGCCACTCGGGCGAGGCCGCCTGCTCGGGAAAGCAGCGCTGCACCAAATCGAGCATGATGCTCACGGCGGTGCTCGCGCCCGGCGAGGCCCCGAGCAGCGCCGCGATGGAGCCATCGGCCGAGGTCACGACTTCGGTGCCGAACTCCAGCACGCCGCCCTGCTTCTTGTCCTTCTTAATGACCTGCACGCGCTGGCCGGCCGCTTCGAGCTGCCAGTCTTCGGGCCGGGCCTCGGGGTAGTACTCGCGTAGGGCCGCGACGCGCTGCTCAGGCGTTTGGAGCACCTGCCCGATGAGGTAGCGCGTGAGCGGAATATTGCGCGCCCCGGCATACAGCAGCGGCCGGATATTGCCCAGCTCAATCGAGCGAAATAGGTCGGCGTAGGAGCCGCGCTTGAGAAACTTGGTGCTGAAGCCGGCGTAGGGGCCGAACAGCAGCTCCTGGCGACCGTTTATTTGGCGCGTGTCGAGGTGGGGCACCGACATGGGCGGCGAGCCCACGGCCGCCTTGCCATACACCTTGGCGTCGTGTTGGGCGATAACGGCGGGCCGGGTGCATTTCAGCCACTGCCCGCTCACCGGAAAGCCGCCAAAACCCCTGGCTTCGGGGATTCCTGATTTCTCTAGCAGCGTGAGCGAGCCGCCGCCCGCCCCGATAAACACGAACCGCGTGCGCACCTTGCGGCTCTTACCCGTGGCCAGGTCGCGGATTTTAACGCGCCACAGGCCGTCAGGTTTATGTTGGAAATCTTCTATTTCCTGCCCCAGCTCAAACGCTACCCCCGGCTGCTGCCGCAGGTGGTCGAACAGGGCGCGGGTGAGGGCACCGAAGTTGACGTCGGTGCCAGCGGCCATGCGCGTGGCGGCCACCGGCTGGGCGGGGTCGCGGCCGGTCATCACCAGCGGAATCCACGCTGCCAGCCGGGCCGGGTCGTCGCTAAATTCCATGCCCGCGAACAGTGGCGAGCCCAGCAGCGCCTCGTAGCGCTTGAGCAGATACGCCACGTTTTCGGCACCCCACACAAAGCTCATATGCGGAATGCTGTGAATGAACGACCCTGGCTCGGGCAGGTCGCCAGCCTGTACCAGGCTAGCCCACAGCTGCTTACTCAGTTCGAATTGCTCGGCAATTTTATCGGCCTTCGAAATGTCGATACTGCCATCGGGTAGCTGCGGCGTGTAGTTAAGCTCGCAAAAAGCCGAGTGGCCGGTGCCGGCGTTGTTCCAGGCGTCGGAGCTTTCGGCGGCCACCGCGTCGAGGCGCTCATACACCGCCAGGGTGAGGGTAGGGTCCAGGGTCTTGAGCAAAACGCCCAGCGTGGCGCTCATAATGCCGGCCCCAATGAGCACCACGTCAGCGGTTAGAGGCTTGGCGGGAGGAGTTTTCAGATTCATGCAAGGAAAGCAAGTAGTGTTGGATAAAGTATATTTGTATTAGAGGCTCGGCCTACTATTCTGATTGGTCAGTGATAGTATTTGTAGAAAGCAATAGGGGTGTGCGAGTTGCACGGTGTGAGTGAGTATGAAGATAGCAGAAGGCCGATGTCACAGCATCGTTTACGTAAGTACGGCCATTGCCAATTTAAGTGAGGCAGCCATGTTGCAATTGCTTCGACATGCCCGGTGCGCCAACCAGTGGGCAGGCATCACGGGGGTGCTGATGGGCGGCGGCAGCCAGTTTCTGCAAGTGCTGGAAGGTTGCCCGGCCGCCGTGCGCCGCCTCTACGCCCGCATCGAGGCCGACCCGCGCCACAGCCGCCTCGAAAAGCTGGCCGACGGCCCCCTGCCCCGGCGCGAATTCGCGGGCTGGTACATGAGCTTCGCGCCGCTACCGACCACTCATTTCGACGCAATCCCCGGCTACCTCATGGCACCGCAGCTGGTTCTGAGCGGGGCGGGCACGTCGGCGCAGCCGCTGCTCCGCGAATTCCTGGCGCACAGCAACCAGCTGCTGCTGGTTTAGCCCGGCCCCACAAAGGGAAATAGTCGCCGCAGCTCCCAGGGGCCGCCGCGGTAGGCCCACAGGGCCAGGCCAGTTCCGGTAACATCAAATGGCTCAAAACCAGCGCTTAACTCGACTAAAAGGGCGCGCGCTACGGCGGGGTCCACCTTATTCTGCACCGTGATGTGGGGCCGCAGACCCTGGGCATCCTGGGCCGAAAGCCAGGGCTGCCACCGCTGCTGCAAGCGGCGGTGCAGGGCCGGCAGGTCGGGGTTATCGAGGGTGTACATCACGCCCCGGCCCATGAACTTGACGCCCGTCACGGCCAGGGGCAGGGGCGCGGACTGCGCCGTCGCCACGTCGGCCAGGTAGGCCTCGATGGCCGGCACCTCGGCCGCGGGCAGCGCGTGAAAAAGCGTGAGGTGCGCGCTGAGGTAGTTGATTTTGGGCGGAAAGTAGCGCCGCCGCTGCTCGTCAAAAAAAGCCTGGCTGGCCACGTCGAGGGTGAGCGTGAGAATAAGGGGAGCGGAATCAGTCATGGCCCGGCATACGGGAAAACGGGGCGAGGCGCTCGGGTGATGATAGTAAAAAAAGATGCGCTTTCGGTGCTAAAAATCTGTAAGTCAGCGCTAAAAATGAGGGATAAAAAGGGCCGGATTCGACCTATTTCGGGGGGGTAGGCGTTTAGTAATTTATGCAGACTGACCTCTTTTTGCTCGTTCTCAACGCTCCCGCGCCCGCCCCGCTACCCGCCTCGCTGGAGGCGGACGCGCCCCGCACCCACGGCGCGAAGCTCTGGCTGCCCAAGCGCGTGCTCTTCACTCCCGCTGCCCTCGATGAGGATTACGGCCAGCAGATTCTGGCCCGCGCCACCGCTCTCAACCTAGATATTGAATTGCTGAAGAGCAACCGCCTCACCGGCCTGCGCGGCGACGACGAGCGCGCCACCTACCGCACCGCCAAAACCACGCTGGCCGTCGTGAACGCGCCCGCCGGGGCGCTGCGCCTCCAGCCTACCCCCCCCTCGGCCGACTACCAGCTCAACCTCGCCGAGGGCTGCCCCGCGCACTGCCAGTACTGCTACCTGGCCGGCAGCCTCAGCGGCCCGCCCGTGGTGCGCGCCTTCGCCAACCTGCCCAAGCTCCTCGAAAAC from Hymenobacter psoromatis includes the following:
- a CDS encoding peptidase M28; the encoded protein is MKILLLLPGLLPFAALAQSANPLPPVDPTIQRLVNEVSAKNLEADVRKLVSYGTRHTLSDTQSKKRGIGAARQYVFEEFKKYSKAGGGRMTVEMDTFTYNPDGRRVDKKTLMANVLATIPGTDPTDTRVLLMSGHIDSRVTDVMNRTADAPGANDDASGVAAVMEVARVLAGQKFTCTIKLVAVQGEEQGLLGADHLAKRAKKEGWNLVAMLNNDIVGSSHGYDPEITDSLHLRVFSEGVPATETPEQAKARRQLSNENDASSRQLARYAQMAARQYVSAGGYGVLLEYRPDRFLRGGDHTPFNQQGYAAVRFTETNENFNHQHQDLRTENGIEYGDKPEFMDFRYLRRTAQVNLATLAGLASAPAAPLKVEVLTAKLTNRTELRWQAPQGGPTPSGYVVLVRETSAPQWQQRFPISGTTADLAISKDNYIFGVVSVDAAGHESLPVTPVVGR
- a CDS encoding malate:quinone oxidoreductase (malate dehydrogenase; catalyzes the oxidation of malate to oxaloacetate) — translated: MNLKTPPAKPLTADVVLIGAGIMSATLGVLLKTLDPTLTLAVYERLDAVAAESSDAWNNAGTGHSAFCELNYTPQLPDGSIDISKADKIAEQFELSKQLWASLVQAGDLPEPGSFIHSIPHMSFVWGAENVAYLLKRYEALLGSPLFAGMEFSDDPARLAAWIPLVMTGRDPAQPVAATRMAAGTDVNFGALTRALFDHLRQQPGVAFELGQEIEDFQHKPDGLWRVKIRDLATGKSRKVRTRFVFIGAGGGSLTLLEKSGIPEARGFGGFPVSGQWLKCTRPAVIAQHDAKVYGKAAVGSPPMSVPHLDTRQINGRQELLFGPYAGFSTKFLKRGSYADLFRSIELGNIRPLLYAGARNIPLTRYLIGQVLQTPEQRVAALREYYPEARPEDWQLEAAGQRVQVIKKDKKQGGVLEFGTEVVTSADGSIAALLGASPGASTAVSIMLDLVQRCFPEQAASPEWQATFRRLVPSFGQHLADNAGLTTAVRAHSAQVLGLDNE
- a CDS encoding transcriptional regulator; the protein is MGRAFEFRKGRKMKRWDRMSKDFTRIGKEIVMAVKEGGPNPDSNARLRTAMQNGKGVNMPKDRVEAAIKRATGKEEKDYQEVVYEGYGPHGVAIVVETATDNPTRTVSNVRLYFNRNSGALGTAGSSDYTFTRKGVFKLAAEGLDRDELELELIDAGAEDVYETTEDDEHGAEHQYMVIETAFTDFGQMQKALDTKGVNIVSATLQRVPNTTVSLTDEQAEEVEKLIDKLEEDEDVQAVYHTMG
- a CDS encoding nicotinamidase; translation: MTALLLIDFQLDFLPGGALAVPEGDALLPLLNDLQPRFDLVVATQDWHPAGHRSFASTHPQHAAFEEIEWQGLPQRLWPDHCVQGSAGAALHPGLDLNRVEAIFRKGTDPELDSYSAFFDNGHRRATGLSAYLRARGITQVFVAGLASDYCVYFTAKDAHGEGFEVAVIEDATRGIAPESIAAAKADLLALGVRFVQSAEVLG